The Streptomyces sp. NBC_00102 genome segment CGGTCTGCACCCCGAAGGCGAGCCGGCCGTTGTCCGTCAGATAGACGATCTTGTCGGAGATGGTGCTGGTGTGCCCGGTGTCGACGCCGATGTTGTTGCCGAAACCGATGATCCGGCCCCCGGTCGTCGACGTCGTACGGAACCAGGTCTCGACCGAGTAGGGCGACGGCGAGGTCAGGTGGTGCAGCCGGTCGCTGTAGACGTACTCGTCCGTGCCGTTCAGGCTCAGTGCGGTCGAACCCGGCACCGCCCCGGCCGCCCGGTACGTCGGCGCGTTGACGTACACGCCCCCGTCGAGTCCGTCCGAGGCGTCGGCCGCGAACGCCCCGCCCGCCTCGTCGTACCGCCAGTACAGTCCGGCGCCGTCCGTCAGGACGCGTTCCTGGTACGCGGAGGCCGAGGAGGCCGCGGTGACGGAGGCGGCGGCGGACTGGGCGCTGGTGTTGGTGCCGTCGCTCGCGCTGACCCGGTAGGAGTACGTCCGCCCGGCCACCACGTCCGTGTCGGTGAAGGTCAGCTGCGGACGGCTGAAGAACAGCGAGGAACCCGTGGCGGTGTACACCGGGGCCGACGCGCCGTCGCGGTAGACCCGGTAGGTGAGCGAGGAGTCGTCCAGGTCCAGCGAGGACCGCCAGGCCACCTTCACCTGCCCGGTCCGCGGAGAGGAGACGCTCACCACCGGTACGGCGGGCGCACCCGTGTCCGGCGTGTTGGCGAACCGGGTCAGACCCTGCTGGGACGAGCCGTTGACGGTGGTGAACTCGCCGCCCACCCAGAGGAAGTCGCGCCCGTCCCGGCTCGACACGGTCAGCGCGCGCGGCCCGACCGGCTCGCCGATGCCGTCGTTGGTGTCCGGCAGCCACCCCAGCATGGCCGGGTCGTCCACCGACTGGGCGGACAGATGCTTGCGCACCTGGTTCGGGAACTCGCCCATGGTGGAGCAGTCGTGCACATGGCTGCCCGCGTACAGCACGCCCCGGTAGACGCGGAGCGCCTGGGTGGCGCCCTGGCAGGTGTCGCGCCAGCGCTGCCCGAACCCGTCCAGCTCCATGGCGAGGCGCCCGTCGAAGGAGTTGCCCCCCATGCCCTCGCCCGCGACGTACCAGCCGCCCGAAGCCTGGTCCGTGACGATGTCCTTGATGACCGCGGTCGACGGGACGAAGCCGTTCGGATAGGTGTGGACGAGCGCGCCGGAGGCCGCGTCCGTCACCGCGAGGGCGTGCGTCCCGGTGCCGCCCACCGTGGTGAAGTCACCGCCGATCAGCACCGACGCACCGTCCGGAGTGACCTTCAGGGCCCGACCCGGATCGTCCGCGTCCGGATTCCACGCCGTCAGCGCACCGGCCGGGGTCACCGCACCGAAGAACCGACGGGCGCTCCCGTTCAACGTCTGGAAGTCCCCGCCCGCGTACACCGTGCCGTCCGCCGCCACGTCCAACGCCCTTACGGTCGCGGAAAAGTTCGGGGCGAACCCCGAACGCACGCTGCAGGTTGCGGTGTTGATGGCGACCAGGTCGTTGACCGCCGTGCCGTTGACCGAGCTGAAGTAACCGCCCGCGTAGAGCGTCGACTTGTCCGGCGAGAGCGCGAACGCCCGCACCGTGGCCGTGCCGCTGCTGCGGGTGAAGAAGAGCGAGCAGCCCGCCGGGGCGCCGGTCGCGGCGTTGAACGCCGCGAAGTTCACCGCCGCCGCCGAGCCCGTTCCGCCCGCCGCCACCCCGGCGGGGCGGATCTGGGAGAAGGTGCCACCGGCGTACACGACCCCGTTCGCCTCCGCCAGCGCCCAGACGATGCCGTTGGTCTGATAGGTGGAGAGATTGTCGGCGGTGAACCCGACCGGAGCGGTCAGCGCGGCCGCCGGGGGAGTGCCCGTGGCCGAGGCGGTGAGCACCCCCGCCGCCAGCGCCAGCACCGTCGCGCACACGCCTCCCCGCCGCACCCGGGCGCCCGGGCGGCGTGGCGCGCTCACCGGTCCACCCGCACGGCCGCGCCGCTGAGCTGCGCCTCCAGCAGCCGGACGTCCGCGTCGACCATGATGCGGGCCAGCTCCATCGACCGGACCTCCGGCTTCCAGCCGAGCAGCTCCTCCGCCTTGGAGGCGTCACCGATCAACGCGTCGACCTCGCTGGGGCGTTCGTACTTCGGGTCGTACCGCACGTGTTCACGCCAGTCCAGACCGGCATGGGCGAAGGAGTGTTCCAGGAACTGCCGGACGCTGACCCCCTCACCGGTCGCCACCACGTAGTCGTCCGGGGTGTCGCGCTGGAGCATCCGCCACATCGCGTCCACGTACTCGGGGGCGTAGCCCCAGTCGCGTACCGCGTCCAGGTTCCCCAGGTGCAGCCGGTCCTGGAGTCCGGCCTTGATGCGGGCCACTCCCCGGGTGATCTTGCGGGTCACGAAGGTCTCCCCCCGGCGCGGGGACTCGTGGTTGAAGAGAATGCCGTTCACGGCGAACATCCCGTAGGCCTCACGGTAGTTGACCGTGGCCCAGTACGCGTACACCTTCGCCACGCTGTACGGGCTGCGCGGGTGGAACGGCGTCGCCTCGTTCTGCGGGGGCGGGGTGGAGCCGAACATCTCCGAGGACGACGCCTGGTAGACCCGGGTGTCGATGCCGCTGGCGCGAATCGCCTCCAGCAGCCGGATCGAACCGAGTCCGGTGACGTCCCCGGTGTAGAGGGGCGCGTCGAAGGAGACCCGGACGTGCGACTGGGCGCCGAGGTTGTAGACCTCGTCGGGCTGGATCTCGCGCAGCAGGTTCACCAGGGCCACACCGTCCGCGAGATCCGCGTGGTGCAGCACGAAGGAACGGTCGGCTTCCTCCGGCCCCTGGTAGATGTGATCGATGCGCTCGGTGTTGAAGCTCGACGAACGGCGTATGAGCCCGTGGACCGTGTACCCCTTGTCGAGCAGCAGCTCCGACAGGTACGAGCCGTCCTGCCCGGTCACGCCGGTGATGAGTGCGGTCTTGGCCATGACTCCCCCCTTCTGTGGTCGCCTGAACGGCGTTGTATGACACCGGAATTGAATAGAATGAGCGGTTTGCGGTGAAAAGGCCACAGTGTCGCGTGTCTGCTGGCACAATCCGAGCCATGACGACTGATCTCCCCGGCCCTCCCCAGGAATCCGATCGCTCTCTACTGCGCCCCGGCGCTCGCATATTCGTGGCGGGTCACCGCGGACTGGTCGGCTCGGCGGTGGCCCGCCGCCTCACCGCCGACGGCCACGAGGTGCTCACCCGTGACCGTGACCTTCTCGATCTGCGCGACGGTGCGCGGACCGAGGCGTACCTGCGGGACGTCCGGCCGGACGCCGTCGTCCTGGCCGCCGCCAAGGTGGGCGGAATCATGGCGAACAGCACCTGGCCGGTGCAGTTCCTGGAGGACAACCTCCGCATCCAGCTGAGCGTGATCGCCGGCGCCCACGCGGCCGGCACCGAGCGGCTCCTCTTCCTCGGCTCCTCCTGCATCTACCCCAAGCACGCCCCCCAGCCGATCAGCGAGGACGCGCTGCTCACCGGCCCTCTGGAGCCGACCAACGAGGCGTACGCGCTGGCCAAGATCGCCGGAATCGTGCAGGTCCAGTCGTACCGCAGGCAGTACGGCGCCTCGTACATCAGCGCCATGCCGACCAATCTCTACGGCCCCGGGGACAACTTCGACCTGGCGACCTCGCACGTCCTGCCCGCGCTCATCCGCCGCTTCCACGAGGCGAAGCGCGACGGGGCGCCCACCGTCACCCTCTGGGGCTCCGGCACCCCCCGCCGCGAGTTCCTGCACGTCGACGACCTGGCCGCGGCCTGCGCCCTCCTGCTGGCCTCGTACGACGGTGACGACCCGGTCAACGTCGGCTGCGGGGACGACCTCACCATCCGCGAACTCGCCGAAACCGTACAGGAGGTGATCGCGTATCAGGGGCGCATCGACTGGGACGTGTCGAAGCCGGACGGCACCCCGCGCAAGCTGCTGGACGTGGAGCGCCTGACGGCTCTCGGCTTCGCGCCCAAGATCTCGCTCCGGGACGGGATCGCCGGAACCTACGCCTGGTGGCGGGACCGGGACTCCGGCCTCGGGTGAGCCGTACGGTCCGGTGCCCCGCCGTGCGCGGGGCACCGGGACTGCTCGCATCGTCTCCACTCCGCCCCCTCAGTACGCGCCGCGGCCGTCGGTGACCGCGCGCACGGTACGGGCCAGCAGCTCCATGTCGGTGGAGACCGACCAGTTGTCGACGTACCAGAGGTCCAGCGAGACCGACTCCTTCCAGGAGAGGTCGGACCGGCCGCTGACCTGCCAGAGGCCGGTGAGACCCGGTTTCACGGCGAGCCGTCTTCGCTCGCGGTCGTCGTACTCGGCGGCTTCCTCGGGGAGCGGAGGACGCGGACCTACCAGGGACATGTCACCTCGCAACACGTTGTACAGCTGCGGGAGTTCATCGATCGATGTCCGCCGCAGCGTCCTGCCGATCCCGGTCACCCGGGGGTCGCGGCGCATCTTGAACAGCGGCCCGTCCCCTTCGTTGGCCGTGCTCAGCTCCGCCTTACGGGACTCGGCGTCGACCACCATCGTCCGGAACTTCCACATGGTGAACGGCCGGTCGTGCCGACCGTGCCGGATCTGCCGATGGAAGACGGGGCCTCGCGAGGAGAGCCGTACACCCAGGGCCACCGCCAGCAGCAGGGGCGCCAGCAGCACCAGCCCGAACAGTGCGCCCGACCGGTCCAGCACCGCCTTCACCGCCGACTGCGGCCCCCGCCGCAGCGGCGGGGTGACGTGCAGCAGGGTCATCCCCGCGACCGTGGCGGGCCGCACCCGGGCGGTGGTGATCCCGGTCAGCGCGGAGAGCACGCAGAGCGCGACGCCGCCGTCGTGCAGCCCCCAGCCGAGCCGGCGCAGCCGGTCGCCGCAGAGCAACGGCCCGGGCGCGACGAGGACCAGGTCCGCGTCGTACGCGTACGCCCCCGCGAGCACGGTGGGCACGTCGTCGTCGGTGCCGTCGGCCCCGAGCCGTCCGGTCAGCGGCAACTGGTGCTGCGGCTCCGCGGACCCCACCGGGACCGCCGCGACGACGGCGTAACCCTCCTTCTGCGCACGGGAACCGAGGGCGCCGGCCACGGTGTCCACGCCGGACGCGTCACCGACGACGAGTACCCGCAGAGCCGGACGGCGGTGCGTGGCACGGGCCCGCCGCCGGACGGCCGAAGTCACCGCCACCGCCACCGCCCCGCCGGGCACGGCGGCCACCAGAGCGGCCGTCGGATCGACGGCGTCAC includes the following:
- a CDS encoding LamG-like jellyroll fold domain-containing protein, which produces MSAPRRPGARVRRGGVCATVLALAAGVLTASATGTPPAAALTAPVGFTADNLSTYQTNGIVWALAEANGVVYAGGTFSQIRPAGVAAGGTGSAAAVNFAAFNAATGAPAGCSLFFTRSSGTATVRAFALSPDKSTLYAGGYFSSVNGTAVNDLVAINTATCSVRSGFAPNFSATVRALDVAADGTVYAGGDFQTLNGSARRFFGAVTPAGALTAWNPDADDPGRALKVTPDGASVLIGGDFTTVGGTGTHALAVTDAASGALVHTYPNGFVPSTAVIKDIVTDQASGGWYVAGEGMGGNSFDGRLAMELDGFGQRWRDTCQGATQALRVYRGVLYAGSHVHDCSTMGEFPNQVRKHLSAQSVDDPAMLGWLPDTNDGIGEPVGPRALTVSSRDGRDFLWVGGEFTTVNGSSQQGLTRFANTPDTGAPAVPVVSVSSPRTGQVKVAWRSSLDLDDSSLTYRVYRDGASAPVYTATGSSLFFSRPQLTFTDTDVVAGRTYSYRVSASDGTNTSAQSAAASVTAASSASAYQERVLTDGAGLYWRYDEAGGAFAADASDGLDGGVYVNAPTYRAAGAVPGSTALSLNGTDEYVYSDRLHHLTSPSPYSVETWFRTTSTTGGRIIGFGNNIGVDTGHTSTISDKIVYLTDNGRLAFGVQTGSSSTRPTITTTGSFNDGAWHHVVATQGPAGMVLYVDGAVAGTNAATGNRSYDGYWRVGGDTMNAAWPNRPTSNYLAGQVDETAVYPTALTAAQVAEHYALADAPPVPGDGGGGDGGGGEDTTVTLTPVEDAYVNSVAPNTNYNDNQLASRGTTAYLGYLRYDLPSAPAGQVLKGARIDFRTSSDSTAGSAENHRVVPVTGAWTESTVTYNTRPSLGATVLGTITGATAVSTDYSVALDASALSGALGSATSLALTNTGTDSLRIWSSEISTAAYRPQLVLTFGAE
- the gmd gene encoding GDP-mannose 4,6-dehydratase → MAKTALITGVTGQDGSYLSELLLDKGYTVHGLIRRSSSFNTERIDHIYQGPEEADRSFVLHHADLADGVALVNLLREIQPDEVYNLGAQSHVRVSFDAPLYTGDVTGLGSIRLLEAIRASGIDTRVYQASSSEMFGSTPPPQNEATPFHPRSPYSVAKVYAYWATVNYREAYGMFAVNGILFNHESPRRGETFVTRKITRGVARIKAGLQDRLHLGNLDAVRDWGYAPEYVDAMWRMLQRDTPDDYVVATGEGVSVRQFLEHSFAHAGLDWREHVRYDPKYERPSEVDALIGDASKAEELLGWKPEVRSMELARIMVDADVRLLEAQLSGAAVRVDR
- a CDS encoding GDP-L-fucose synthase; translated protein: MTTDLPGPPQESDRSLLRPGARIFVAGHRGLVGSAVARRLTADGHEVLTRDRDLLDLRDGARTEAYLRDVRPDAVVLAAAKVGGIMANSTWPVQFLEDNLRIQLSVIAGAHAAGTERLLFLGSSCIYPKHAPQPISEDALLTGPLEPTNEAYALAKIAGIVQVQSYRRQYGASYISAMPTNLYGPGDNFDLATSHVLPALIRRFHEAKRDGAPTVTLWGSGTPRREFLHVDDLAAACALLLASYDGDDPVNVGCGDDLTIRELAETVQEVIAYQGRIDWDVSKPDGTPRKLLDVERLTALGFAPKISLRDGIAGTYAWWRDRDSGLG
- a CDS encoding sugar transferase, with translation MGHVETPDSDISGPVGLRRPPRPSSTAPRNRATALEQLWRAPTAQRDPADRVLPGRRPVSRGASLAVLTETVGMAVPAWAVLAAREQPVALPTAVAAALVWGGVRAVRGRRAAGPPRSTAGAAGVLGDWLVFVGLLAVAWAIAGDAVDPTAALVAAVPGGAVAVAVTSAVRRRARATHRRPALRVLVVGDASGVDTVAGALGSRAQKEGYAVVAAVPVGSAEPQHQLPLTGRLGADGTDDDVPTVLAGAYAYDADLVLVAPGPLLCGDRLRRLGWGLHDGGVALCVLSALTGITTARVRPATVAGMTLLHVTPPLRRGPQSAVKAVLDRSGALFGLVLLAPLLLAVALGVRLSSRGPVFHRQIRHGRHDRPFTMWKFRTMVVDAESRKAELSTANEGDGPLFKMRRDPRVTGIGRTLRRTSIDELPQLYNVLRGDMSLVGPRPPLPEEAAEYDDRERRRLAVKPGLTGLWQVSGRSDLSWKESVSLDLWYVDNWSVSTDMELLARTVRAVTDGRGAY